A region from the Canis lupus dingo isolate Sandy chromosome 9, ASM325472v2, whole genome shotgun sequence genome encodes:
- the CDK9 gene encoding cyclin-dependent kinase 9 translates to MAKQYDSVECPFCDEVSKYEKLAKIGQGTFGEVFKAKHRKTGKKVALKKVLMENEKEGFPITALREIKILQLLKHENVVNLIEICRTKASPYNRCKGSIYLVFDFCEHDLAGLLSNVLVKFTLSEIKKVMQMLLNGLYYIHRNKILHRDMKAANVLITRDGVLKLADFGLARAFSLAKNSQPNRYTNRVVTLWYRPPELLLGERDYGPPIDLWGAGCIMAEMWTRSPIMQGNTEQHQLALISQLCGSITPEVWPNVDKYELFEKLDLVKGQKRKVKDRLKAYVRDPYALDLIDKLLVLDPAQRIDSDDALNHDFFWSDPMPSDLKGMLSTHLTSMFEYLAPPRRKGSQITQQSTNQSRNPATTNQTEFERVF, encoded by the exons ATGGCAAAGCAGTACGACTCGGTGGAGTGTCCCTTTTGTGATGAGGTGTCCAAATATGAGAAGCTCGCTAAGATCGGCCAAGGCACCTTCGG GGAGGTATTTAAGGCAAAGCACCGTAAGACCGGCAAAAAGGTGGCTCTGAAGAAAGTGCTGATGGAGAACGAGAAGGAGGGG TTCCCCATTACGGCTTTGCGGGAAATCAAGATCCTCCAGCTTCTGAAACACGAGAATGTGGTCAACTTAATTGAGATCTGTCGAACCAAAG CTTCCCCCTATAACCGCTGCAAAGGCAGTATATACCTAGTGTTTGACTTCTGCGAGCACGATCTTGCTGGGCTGCTGAGCAATGTCTTGGTCAAGTTCACACTGTCTGAGATCAAGAAGGTCATGCAGATGTTGCTCAACGGCCTCTACTATATCCACAGAAACAAG ATCCTGCACAGGGACATGAAGGCAGCTAATGTGCTCATCACTCGCGATGGGGTTCTGAAGCTGGCCGACTTTGGGCTGGCCCGGGCCTTCAGCCTGGCCAAGAACAGCCAGCCCAATCGCTATACCAACCGTGTGGTGACGCTCTGGTACCGGCCTCCGGAGCTGTTGCTCG GGGAGCGGGACTACGGCCCCCCCATTGACCTGTGGGGTGCTGGGTGCATCATGGCCGAGATGTGGACCCGCAGCCCTATCATGCAGGGCAACACCGAGCAACACCAGCTTGCCCTCATCAGCCAGCTCTGTGGCTCCATCACCCCTGAG GTATGGCCCAATGTGGACAAGTATGAGCTCTTTGAGAAGCTGGACCTGGTGAAGGGCCAGAAACGGAAGGTGAAAGACAGGCTGAAGGCCTATGTGCGTGACCCCTACGCGCTGGACCTCATCGACAAGTTGCTGGTGCTGGATCCTGCACAGCGCATCGACAGTGATGACGCCCTCAACCATGACTTCTTCTGGTCGGACCCCATGCCCTCGGATCTCAAGGGCATGCTCTCTACCCACCTGACGTCCATGTTCGAGTATCTGGCGCCGCCACGCCGGAAGGGCAGTCAAATCACCCAGCAATCCACCAACCAGAGCCGCAATCCTGCCACCACCAACCAGACGGAATTCGAGCGTGTCTTCTGA